Proteins from one Ananas comosus cultivar F153 linkage group 5, ASM154086v1, whole genome shotgun sequence genomic window:
- the LOC109710632 gene encoding mRNA-decapping enzyme-like protein: MSQNGKLLPNLDQHSTKALNLTVLQRIDPFVEEILITAAHVTFYEFNIDLNQWSRKDVEGSLFVVKRNTQPRFQFIVMNRRNTDNLVEDLLGDFEYEVQVPYLLYRNAAQEVNGIWFYNSQDCEAVANLFSRILNAYSKVPPKPKVSSTKSEFEELEAVPSLSVIEGPLEPPTSSAATPASDVPDDSFLNFFSQAISMGSNASNASIAAQPRQPSPSIPLTSHAPSVTPSPLPPFQPSASPAPSTPPVALLETNESSTAINNRAANLVKPSFFSPTPSLSSSVPSSPPQLVMPPISASAVSASVPTAPPLHPPVTMQRPYGAPLLQPFPPPTPPPSLTPAATTYGPVITRDKVREALAKLVQDDHFIDIVYREILDAHQS; encoded by the exons ATGTCGCAGAACGGGAAGCTGCTGCCGAACCTGGACCAGCATAGCACGAAGGCGCTCAACCTCACAGTGCTCCAGCGGATCGATCCCTTCGTCGAGGAAATCCTCATCACCGCCGCCCACGTCACCTTCTACGAGTTCAACATCGATCTCAACCAATGG AGTCGCAAGGATGTCGAGGGATCGCTCTTTGTAGTGAAGAG GAATACACAGCCCAGATTTCAGTTCATTGTCATGAATAGACGCAATACAG ATAATTTGGTTGAGGATCTCTTGGGAGATTTTGAGTATGAAGTCCAGGTACCATATTTATTGTACCGAAATGCAGCACAAGAAGTTAATGGAATATGGTTTTACAACTCTCAAGACTGTGAAGCGGTTGCAAATCTTTTTAGCAG GATACTTAATGCTTACTCGAAGGTCCCTCCAAAGCCCAAAGTATCCTCAACAAAAAG TGAATTTGAGGAACTAGAAGCAGTGCCTAGTTTATCCGTAATCGAAGGCCCTCTTGAACCACCAACATCATCTGCTGCTACACCTGCTTCGGATGTTCCAGACGAttcttttttgaactttttcagT CAAGCAATAAGTATGGGTAGCAATGCATCAAATGCATCCATCGCAGCTCAACCACGGCAACCTTCTCCAAGTATTCCTTTGACCTCCCATGCACCATCCGTCACACCATCGCCACTTCCACCATTTCAACCCTCTGCTTCTCCAGCGCCATCTACTCCTCCCGTGGCACTTCTCGAAACTAATGAATCCAGCACTGCCATCAATAACCGTGCAGCAAATCTAGTAAAACCCTCATTTTTCTCGCCCACCccatcattatcatcatcagtGCCATCATCACCACCGCAGTTAGTGATGCCACCAATCTCAGCTTCCGCTGTCTCAGCTTCCGTGCCAACCGCACCTCCACTTCATCCGCCTGTGACCATGCAGCGGCCATATGGTGCTCCATTACTTCAACCCTTTCCTCCACCCACTCCACCTCCTTCGCTCACCCCGGCTGCTACAACTTATGGTCCGGTTATTACAAGAGATAAAGTTCGTGAGGCATTAGCGAAGCTCGTACAG GATGATCATTTCATTGATATAGTATATCGGGAGATTTTGGATGCTCATCAATCGTAA